One segment of Pontibacter akesuensis DNA contains the following:
- a CDS encoding SRPBCC family protein: METMNKTAITVETTVHAPVAKVWACWNEPQHITNWAFASDDWHAPHAENDLREGGKFKTTMAAKDGSMGFDFKGVYTSLKDQGMIAYTILDGRKVNIAFTAKGEATHIVETFEAEDNLLPELQQDGWQAILDNFKKYVEANR, from the coding sequence ATGGAAACCATGAACAAAACAGCCATAACCGTTGAAACGACTGTTCACGCCCCTGTAGCGAAGGTATGGGCGTGCTGGAATGAGCCACAGCACATCACAAACTGGGCTTTTGCTTCGGATGACTGGCACGCCCCGCATGCAGAAAATGACTTACGCGAGGGAGGTAAATTCAAAACGACCATGGCGGCCAAGGACGGAAGTATGGGTTTTGATTTTAAAGGCGTCTATACTTCCCTCAAAGATCAGGGAATGATTGCCTATACTATACTTGATGGCCGGAAAGTAAACATTGCATTCACTGCAAAAGGTGAAGCAACTCATATTGTAGAGACGTTTGAGGCGGAAGACAACCTTCTGCCCGAACTACAGCAGGACGGTTGGCAAGCAATCCTTGACAATTTTAAAAAGTATGTGGAAGCAAACCGGTAA